The following are encoded in a window of Rosa chinensis cultivar Old Blush chromosome 4, RchiOBHm-V2, whole genome shotgun sequence genomic DNA:
- the LOC112198980 gene encoding uncharacterized protein LOC112198980, giving the protein MSLHYQMYKHALCQQQLELENKDAVFKGLFAELEREHKGNKVELTVISFEPLISSPA; this is encoded by the coding sequence ATGTCTTTGCACTATCAAATGTATAAGCATGCTCTTTGCCAACAACAATTAGAATTAGAAAACAAAGATGCAGTATTCAAAGGTTTATTTGCTGAACTAGAAAGAGAACATAAAGGAAACAAAGTAGAACTTACTGTCATCAGTTTTGAACCATTGATAAGTTCCCCAGCTTGA